A portion of the Balearica regulorum gibbericeps isolate bBalReg1 chromosome 35, bBalReg1.pri, whole genome shotgun sequence genome contains these proteins:
- the IQSEC2 gene encoding IQ motif and SEC7 domain-containing protein 2 isoform X2 gives MWCLQCTADRRRGPLRQRLLHGVDGEAPGSEGGGPVPDSPGRPPPYRGLPQPTPQGPGGSGGGPGGGSPGLAWPRLPPQPASVALRKQEEEEESKRPKALSDSYELSTDLQDKKVEMLERKYGGYFRTRRAARTIQAAFRRYRMAQKFERLRSEGGRARRLALPGLRLQFSFEEYDRGPPAPAPGPPPPPPPYFQGKPASLDEGVLGGPRRAPRYGGSCRAGLDGGGGPGEGVTAVGGPGAGGAGSPPRQLSASADFGPGGADLEEAFAQQVKSLAASIDEALGGGRGVPPGAPAPPAGDSAATSTSDVTLYLDEGLPGSPRSPERPPSPEPPSETGGPPPPPAPPPPPPPSSNPPGPPERWGGPEEPPRRGPPCLECRGRGGGGGGGGHPPLLTVEPPSDSSADLSDRSDRGSLNRGGPYEPEGAGGGTLPRSGPPHRCFHPEPPTVTPAGPPPPPPTAVAAAAEEGSDGDNESLGSSSNSNETLNCSSGSSSRDSLRRPPPPPPPPPVAPPQPPGSSGPPGKATYQREPRQSWDSPALNNDVVQRRQYRIGLNLFNKKPEKGIQYLIERGFLSDTPVGVAHFILERKGLSRQMIGEFLGNRQKQFNRDVLDCVVDEMDFSGMELDEALRKFQSHIRVQGEAQKVERLIEAFSQRYCVCNAALLRQFRNPDTIFILAFAIILLNTDMYSPSVKAERKMKLEDFIKNLRGVDNGEDIPRDMLVGIYQRIQSRELRTNDDHVSQVQAVERMIVGKKPVLSLPHRRLVCCCQLYEVPDPNRPQRLGLHQREVFLFNDLLVVTKIFQKKKILVTYSFRQSFPLVEMHMQLFQNAYYQFGIKLLSAAPGGERKVLIVFNAPSPQDRLRFASDLRESVAEVQEMEKYRVEAELEKQKGVSGARGGGPPREALNGLSRSSLEEAFGPGEGLKRSALSSSLRDLSDSGKRGRRNSVGSLDSTIEGSIISSPRPQARGPPGGPGGVPEGYKPPPRPVSNSSSFLGSLFGSRRGKGPPGPPAGAGGPTSASASSSSASSSHHHHPPPAPPPAPEGPSKLQALHAQYCHGAGGVAAAAAAAGGGPGPPPPPPYPQQPPPPARPAPPPPLPAIAAGAPPRFHGGPQPPLSAPPQQHGPPGGGFPPPHPHYTLHRPGKRGGAPPGPPRQPLSPLPLYSPAPPHHGLPHAYPPGPPPHHHPPPPPAPAAAKHFVFGGGGVGGGPAAGALRGGGGGGGAAPPPHHHHHHHHHHHPPPHSPIPPHPSYPPLPPPSPHTPLSPHSPAGPTSPLAQASQGPPKPKGGNRISTVV, from the exons CGTGGACGGCGAGGCGCCGGGCAGCGAGGGTGGGGGTCCGGTGCCCGACAGCCCCGGGCGCCCCCCCCCGTACCGTGGCCTCCCCCAACCGACCCCCCAGGGACCGGGGGGATCTGGGGggggccccggggggggctccCCGGGGTTGGCCTGGCCCCGGCTGCCACCCCAGCCCGCCAGCGTGGCCCTACgcaagcaggaggaggaggaggagagcaagAGGCCGAAGGCTCTGAGCGACAGCTACGAGCTCTCCACCGACCTGCAGGACAAGAAG GTGGAGATGCTGGAGCGCAAATACGGCGGTTACTTCCGCacgcgccgcgccgcccgcaCCATCCAGGCCGCCTTCCGCCGCTACCGCATGGCCCAGAAGTTCGAGCGGCTGCGCAGCGAGGGGGGACGCGCCCGTCGCCTGGCCCTCCCCGGCCTCCGCCTCCAATTCTCCTTCGAGGAATACGACCGCGgacccccggccccggcgccgggcccccccccgcctcccccccctTATTTTCAAGGCAAACCCGCTTCGCTGGACGAGGGGGTCTTGGGGGGTCCCCGAAGGGCTCCTCGATACGGGGGGTCTTGTAGGGCAGGTTTGGATGGGGGGGGCGGTCCCGGAGAAGGGGTGACGGCGGTGGGGGgacccggggcggggggcgcgggcagccccccccggcagctTTCGGCCTCCGCCGACTTCGGGCCGGGCGGCGCCGATCTGGAGGAGGCCTTCGCGCAGCAG GTGAAGTCCTTGGCCGCCTCCATCGACGAGGCTctggggggtggcaggggggtCCCCCCCGGCGCCCCGGCCCCCCCTGCGGGCGACAGCGCCGCCACCTCCACCAGCGACGTCACCCTCTACCTGGACGAGGGGCTCCCCGgttccccccgctcccccgagcggccccccagccccgaaCCTCCCTCCGAAACCGGGGgtcccccgcctccccccgctCCTCCGCCCCCTCCGCCTCCCTCCTCCAACCCCCCCGGCCCTCCCGAACGTTGGGGGGGTCCCGAGGAACCCCCTCGCCGTGGCCCCCCGTGCCTGGAATGTCGGGgtcgcggcggcggcgggggcgggggggggcaccccccTTTGCTGACGGTCGAGCCCCCCAGCGACAGCTCGGCCGACCTCAGCGACCGTTCCGACCGCGGTTCCCTCAACCGGGGGGGTCCCTACGAACCCGAAGGAGCCGGGGGGGGCACGTTACCCCGTAGCGGCCCCCCTCATCGTTGTTTCCACCCCGAACCCCCCACCGTAAcccccgccggccccccgccgcccccccccactgccgtcgccgccgccgccgaggaGGGCTCCGACGGGGACAACGAGAGTTTGGGGAGCAGCTCCAACTCCAACGAGACCCTCAACTGTTCCTCGGGTTCTTCATCCCGGGACAGCCTACGGAgaccccccccgccgccgccgccgcctcccgtCGCTCCCCCGCAACCCCCCGGTTCTTCCGGCCCCCCCGGCAAAGCCACATACCAACGGGAACCGCGGCAGAGCTGGGACTCGCCGGCGCTCAACAACGACGTGGTGCAGCGCCGGCAGTACCGCATCGGTCTCAACCTCTTCAACAA GAAGCCGGAGAAGGGGATCCAGTACCTGATCGAGAGGGGTTTCCTCTCGGACACCCCGGTGGGGGTGGCCCATTTCATCCTGGAGAGGAAGGGGCTGAGCCGGCAGATGATCGGCGAGTTCCTCGGCAATCGCCAGAAGCAATTCAACCGCGACGTCCTCGA CTGCGTGGTGGACGAGATGGACTTCTCTGGGATGGAGCTGGACGAGGCCCTGCGCAAGTTCCAGTCCCACATTCGGGTGCAGGGGGAGGCCCAGAAGGTCGAGCGCTTGATCGAGGCCTTCAG CCAGCGCTACTGCGTGTGTAACGCGGCCCTGCTGCGCCAGTTCCGCAACCCGGACACCATCTTCATCCTGGCCTTCGCCATCATCCTCCTCAACACCGACATGTACAGCCCCAGCGTCAAGGCCGAGCGCAAGATGAAGCTGGAGGACTTCATCAAGAACCTCCGAG GGGTGGACAACGGGGAGGACATCCCTCGGGACATGCTGGTGGGCATCTACCAGCGCATCCAGAGCCGGGAGCTGCGCACCAACGACGACCACGTCTCCCAGGTCCAGGCCGTCGAGCGCATGATCGTCGGCAAGAAGCCG GTGCTGTCCCTGCCCCACCGACGCCTGGTGTGCTGCTGCCAACTCTACGAGGTCCCTGACCCCAACCGGCCCCAACGCCTGGGGCTGCATCAGCGCGAGGTCTTCCTCTTCAATGACCTGCTGGTG GTGACGAAGATCTTCCAGAAGAAGAAGATCCTGGTGACCTACAGCTTCCGCCAGAGCTTCCCCCTCGTTGAGATGCACATGCAGCTCTTCCAGAACGCCT attACCAGTTTGGGATCAAGCTGCTCTCGGCGGCGccgggaggggagaggaaggttCTGATCGTCTTCAACGCCCCGAGCCCGCAGGACCGGCTGCGTTTCGCCAGCGACCTCCGCGAGTCCGTGGCCGAGGTGCAGGAGATGGAGAAGTACCGCGTGGAGG cggagctggagaagcagaagggGGTGtcgggggcgcggggcggggggcccCCCCGCGAAGCTCTGAACGGCCTCAGCCGCAGCAGCCTGGAGGAGGCGTTCGGGCCGGGCGAGGGGCTCAAGCGCAGCGCCCTGAGCAGCTCCCTGCGGGACCTCTCCGACAGCG gcaagCGGGGACGGCGCAACAGCGTGGGGTCCCTGGACAGCACCATCGAG GGCTCCATCATCAGCAGCCCCCGGCCGCAGGCTCGGGGCCCtccgggggggccggggggggtccccgagGGTTACAaacctcccccccgccccgtctcCAACTCTTCGTCCTTCCTGGGCTCCCTTTTCGGTAGCCGAAGGGGTAAAGGCCCGCCCGGACCCCCAGCCGGAGCCGGGGGTCCCACTTCGGCCTcggcctcctcttcctcagcttcATCCTCCCATCACCATCatcccccccccgcgccccccccggcccccgagGGTCCCTCCAAGCTTCAGGCGCTGCACGCCCAGTACTGCcacggggccgggggggtggcggcggcggcggcggcggcaggggGGGGACCCGGCCCCCCTCCGCCACCCCCTTacccgcagcagcccccccctccGGCtcgccccgcgccccccccgccgctgcccgccaTCGCCGCCGGAGCTCCCCCTCGCTTCCACGGGGGACCCCAACCTCCGCTGTCAGCACCCCCACAGCAGCACGGCCCCCCCGGAGGGGGGTTCCCCCCACCGCACCCCCATTACACCTTACACCGGCCGGGAAAAAGAGGGGGTgccccccccggacccccccgccagcccctcTCTCCCTTACCCCTCTacagccccgcgcccccccaTCACGGCCTGCCTCACGCTtacccccccggcccccccccgcaCCATcaccccccgccgccccccgcccctgccGCCGCCAAACATTTCGTTTTCGGTGGGGGTGGCGTCGGGGGGGGCCCAGCCGCGGGGGCCCTCCGAGGAGGAGGGGGTGGCGGCggggctgcccccccgccccatcaccatcatcatcatcatcatcaccaccacccgcccccccactcccccatTCCTCCCCACCCTTCTtacccccctctgccccccccctcgccccacacccccctcagcccccacTCCCCTGCGGGCCCCACCTCGCCCCTGGCCCAAGCCAGCCAGGGCCCCCCCAAACCTAAGGGGGGGAACCGCATCAGCACCGTGGTCtga